In Penaeus monodon isolate SGIC_2016 chromosome 26, NSTDA_Pmon_1, whole genome shotgun sequence, the following are encoded in one genomic region:
- the LOC119589643 gene encoding S-antigen protein-like, translated as MGGPHSPGVWLPWGLAHPGSGSPPGSGSPGVWLTRGLGLLGSGSPGSGSPGVWLPRVWLPWGLGPLGSGSPGVWLPWGLAPLGSGSPGYGSPGVWLPWGLAHPGSGSPGVWLPRGLAPLGSGSPGVWLPWGLAPPGSGSAGVWFPWGLAPLGSGSPDVWLSWGLALLGSGSPGVWLTRGLAPPGYGSPGVWLRWGLAPLGSGSPRVWFPWGLAPPGSGSPGVWLPWGLAPLGSGSPGVWLPRGSGSPGVWLPRGLAPLGSGSPGSGSSGLHWLVLHFCLSVCIIVLVLAPVLAMTLVPVVTLMKAYVLLSLVLLYSQVTTSALSRSLKLFSSYFIVTLMSLLKR; from the exons ATGGGCG GTCCTCATTCCCCCGGGGTCTGGCTCCCCTGGGGTCTGGCTCACCCGGGGTCTGGCTCACCCCCGGGGTCTGGCTCCCCTGGGGTCTGGCTCACCCGGGGTCTGGGTCTCCTGGGGTCTGGCTCCCCGGGGTCTGGCTCCCCTGGGGTCTGGCTCCCCCGGGTCTGGCTCCCCTGGGGTCTGGGTCCCCTGGGGTCTGGGTCTCCTGGGGTCTGGCTCCCCTGGGGTCTGGCTCCCCTGGGGTCTGGCTCCCCGGGGTATGGCTCCCCCGGGGTATGGCTCCCCTGGGGTCTGGCTCACCCGGGGTCTGGGTCTCCTGGGGTCTGGCTCCCCCGGGGTCTGGCTCCCCTGGGGTCTGGGTCTCCTGGGGTCTGGCTCCCCTGGGGTCTGGCTCCCCCGGGGTCTGGCTCCGCCGGGGTCTGGTTCCCCTGGGGTCTGGCTCCCCTGGGGTCTGGCTCCCCCGATGTCTGGCTCTCCTGGGGTCTGGCTCTCCTGGGGTCTGGCTCACCCGGGGTCTGGCTCACCCGGGGTCTGGCTCCCCCGGGGTATGGCTCCCCTGGGGTATGGCTCCGCTGGGGTCTGGCTCCCCTGGGGTCTGGCTCCCCTAGGGTCTGGTTCCCCTGGGGTCTGGCTCCCCCGGGGTCTGGGTCTCCTGGGGTCTGGCTCCCCTGGGGTCTGGCTCCCCTGGGGTCTGGCTCCCCTGGGGTCTGGCTCCCCCGGGGGTCTGGCTCCCCTGGGGTCTGGCTCCCCCGGGGTCTGGCTCCCCTGGGGTCTGGCTCCCCGGGGTCTGGCTCGTCCGGGTTGCACTGGCTCGTGCTCCacttctgcctgtctgtatgcat tattgtattagtattagcacCAGTATTAGCAATGACATTAGTACCAGTGGTAACATTAATGAAGGCATACGTATTGCTAAGTTTAGTCCTACTGTATAGTCAAGTAACAACATCAGCTTTATCGAGGTCTCTGAAACTCTTTAGTAGCTATTTCATTGTAACTTTAATGAGTCTTCTCAAAAGATGA